CCGGAGTATCCCAGCGTGTGAAAAGGATATATTATCAGGAATAGAAATGATCAGAGGAAGCGTGGCATTTTGTTGAAATTCTTTGCCCGCTCACCACGTTTCACATACATCACATACGATAAATTAATTTCAAAAGCACTCGCTGAACCGGCAAGGTTTGACAAGTTCGATGTGTTCAGATCATAGCTGATACCAAGACCTACAGTATTGTATTCAAAACGAGCAGCAAGAATTGCCGCGTCTTTATAACGATAGAAGCCACCAATAAGGAAGTATGCTTCTTTCTTGTAATTCGTGTAACGAGATTTGAACTGAACTTTGTTCTTCAAAAATCCACCAGCGACAATCTCTTTTTGTTTGCCTTGCAAGCTCACCAGAAACCGTGGTTGTATCCAGGTCATATTTTCCTTATTCACTGAAAGGTCTCCGCTTCCATGAATGTTGAATTTACTGCGCAATGGAGCTTCCTGACGAATGATGAAACTGACGTTCGGGCTTCCGACATGCGACATACTTGCGCCAAGAGCCAATGAATTATTACCATCCGGAACATAGAAATACATTAAACCGGCATTGAAATCAAGGTAAGCGAACTGTTGCAACTGAATCGACTCAAATGTAGGAAGAGCCGGATCGTAAGTATCTCCGTTCCATTGTGAGTCCCAGGTCGTTTTCGAAAGATCCAGACTGTTTTGATTCAGACCACCCTGAAACCCGATGGAAAAATAATGATCACCTACATCATCCATTGCAGTGACATACGAAAGACTTCCTTCAATGACAGTCGAAGTAAAACCTGCATCGCCTGCTTTGTCCTGATAAATCATCGCGCCGACACCGAAATAATTATTTTTTACATCGGTCTTCCCCACAGGAACATCCAGAGAGGTATGGATTGTTTTATATCCTTTTCCAATTGAAGTCCATTGTGTTCTGTAATTGTTGGTAAACCGTAATTTACCATCATAAACACCGGTCATCGCCGGGTTCACTTGCAGAGGAGTAGAATAGAATTGAGAGAAATGAGCGTCCTGGGAATAGAGCCATTCTCCGCTCAAAACCAGCAGCACTAAAAGACAGGTATGTAAACACTTTCTCATCGCTATCATACTCTCTATTTCCTTAACGGAGCAGGGTTATTGTTCCCGTCTGTGTAAGGTTTTTACCGTCGTCATAAATGATTGTCAACACATATGTGAAAACAGCCGGATCTAATTCTTTTCCTTTGTAACGGCCGTCCCAACCTTCTGTTTGGTTGGTCGTCTCCCAAACTTTTTCTCCCCAGCGGTCAAATACTGTGAAACGAATTCCATACAAATTGTTTCCTCTCACAAATAAATAATCGTTGTAACCGTCGTTGTTAGGTGAAAAACTATTCGGTACAAAGAAATTGTTATTGTGCAAAACGGTAACGGTCACCTGACGGGTAGCCGAACAACCGGTAACATCCGTGATGTTTACTGTATAGGTCGTAGTTTCCTGTGGCGTAGCAATCGGATTGCTGCCTCCGGTAGTGTCCAATCCATAAGCAGGTGACCAGGAATAGGTAGCACCTCCTCCGGCAATCAACTGGTATGAACTTCCGGAATACATGGCTGTATCCGGACTTACAAATGAATTCGGAACACTCTCCACATGCACATAGGAATACTTGATGGTTGTATCGGAACCATATCCGTTGGTTACGATTAACTGAACATCATAAAAACCATCAGTAGGATAACAGATACCAACAGGATTTTGAGCTGTGGATGTATCCGGTGTTGCACCGGGGAAATACCAGCTCCAACTGGTTGGCCCAAAGGTGGATTGATCAAAGAAATTAATACAGGTATTTGAACAAATCGCCGGAGTGAAAGTAGCGAAATCTGCAACGGGCAGCGGACAGGTATTTACTTTGATGTAATCCGGTAGCACCAGGGTGTCAGACCCAAATTGATTGTAAACAATTTGAGTGACAGGATATACACCGGGAGTGTAGTAACAAATCTGCTGTGGGTTCTGATCTGTGGAAGTTGAAGGTGTACCACCCGGGAACAACCATTTCCAGCCACTTGCTCCATTAATACTCTGATCTGTAAAATTGATACAGGTGCGCTCACAAATATTCGTGCTATCCGCTGCAAATCCTGCAGTTGGTGGAGTACATGCATTTACAGTGATGTAGTCAACTTTTGTGAGTGTGTCACTTCCGGAACTATTTGAAACGATCAGCTGAACAGTGTAACTTCCGGGATTGAGGAAACACACACTGCTTGGGTCTTGTGTTGAGGAAGTGGCAGGAGTACCGCCAATAAAACTCCATGACCATGCATTCGGGAAATTCTGACTCAGGTCTGTGAAATCAATACAATCACCAGTACAAAGTACTGTGTCACTTGCTTCAAAATCCGCAACAGGCTGTAATGTTCCAAGTAATGCAATGCTATCAATCGCGACAGATGGATTCACACCCACACCGCCATTATCATTTTTCCAGGTAAAGCCGATTTTGATTCCCGCATTGTTGTCGGCACTGAATCCAAGAGCGACAGCATATCTTGTCCACAATCCAAATCCTTGTCCACACATTGGATCCGTCATTGGAGGATCTGCAATGGTATTCCATGTGGTCCCATCAAAATATTCAACAGCAAGATTATCATTACCACTTGGGTCATCCGCATTCATGAAATAATTAAAATACAGAATGATTCCATATTGTCCGGTGCAATTGATTACAGGTGATTCAACTCTTGAGTTAGTCTGAACTGCAGTTTGAAATCCTCCCGCATCATACACAGCACCGCAATCTCCGGTAGGACATAATGTTAAAGCGTTCGGAGAAGTGGACACATTTCCAATGTGCAAAGTCCGGTCCGTATATTGTGAATTAATATAACAACCTTGAGTAGAACAATCACCGGCAGGTAGTCCTGGTTCTGTCGGACTGATGTACCAACGGTTCGCATCAGGATCTTCCGGACCCAAAGCTGTAACTGTCCAGGTTCCCTGTGCAGAATTAAAGCCTCCGGCAAGCGTTCCCTGTTCACAATTTCCGGCTGCGGAATTGCCAAAGTCTTCAACCCAAAAAGCTTGTGCACTGGCATGCTGCAGCCCTATGCTGAGCAGCAGACAGCAGGAAATGAACAAGCGTCTTGTAAATTTGATTAAAAATCCGTCGTCGTACTGATTGGTCATACGATTTAAAAAGCGAGTCAATTTACAACTATTTTGGAATATCGCAATTATTCAGTTATTGAATTGATCTGCAAACTGATACAGGTTGAACCCGGGATCAGTGGCCACTTTTGACAAAGCTTTGGATAAATCCCTTTTATGGATATTTTTCATCCTTTTTTGTTGAATCAGCCGATAAGCTTTTTCAGTAAGCAGGTATGTTTTCTTCTCGTCAAACGAAGCGGATTGCTGATGGTTGCTTATTTCCCTAATGATATCTTCTATGCCTTCATTTTTTGTTGCGGCACATTTGATCACCGGAACATTCCATCCTCCAGGTTTCGGATGGGACATGAGCTTGTTCAGATTTTGACGGAGATGATCGGCTCCTTCACGGTCCGATTTATTCACAACAAAAATATCGGCTATTTCCATAATGCCCGATTTCAATGTCTGTACTTCATCCCCTGATTCCGGAACAACAACAACAATGGTGGTATCAGCTAAACCGGCTATTTCAACTTCGCTCTGACCAACACCTACAGTTTCTACAAGGATCATATCGAAATCCGCAACCCTCATGACATCCACAATTTCAATGATCTTCTCGGAGAGTCCTCCAAGCGATCCTCGTGTTGCCAGAGAGCGAATAAATACGTTAGGATTTGTAAAATGTTCGGACATTCTTAGTCGGTCACCAAGAAGTGATCCATAATTAAAAGGGGAAGTAGGATCAACAGCGATAACTGCAACCTTCTTTCCTGCTTCCGTCAGTTGCTTTAGTAAAGCATTGATGAGGGTACTCTTGCCGGCACCGGGAGGACCTGTAATACCTGTTATCGGTATTTTATTTCCTGCAGGCAGTGCCAATAATAATTCCCTGTATCCATCCTGATCATTTTCAACCATAGTGATTGCGCGGGCAAGTGCCTTGCGATCACCTTGCATCAGTTTTTGTAAAAGTTCAGGACCTGCGTTCAATGGCTGTTATTGAGTTATTGTTCCAACAAAGAAACGAGAATCAGGACGCGAATCAAAATGGAAACAGGAAATATACCTAACTTGCACACGTTGAAAAGTTATGGTACAGCTTTCCGTTGTCATAATTACCTATAATGAAGAACGCAACCTGGCTCGTTGCCTGGAATCCATTCGCGGAATAGCCGATGAAATCGTAATCGTCGATTCTTATTCCACTGATGCAACAGCTTCCATCAGCGAACGATTTGGTGCCCGTTTTATTCAGCATCCTTTTGCCGGATATATTGAACAAAAGAATTTCGCATTAAGCCAGGCAAAAAATGATTGCATTTTATCTCTTGATGCCGACGAAGCCCTAAGCCCTCAATTGAAAGAAAGTATTCTTCAGATAAAATCAACATGGCAGGCAGATGCCTATGAAATGAACCGGCTGACCAATTACTGCGGTCATTGGATTCGTCACGGTGCCTGGTATCCCGACAGAAAAGTAAGATTGTTTAGTAGAAAATCCGGACAATGGGGTGGAATGAATCCGCATGATCGCTTTCTTCCGACTTCGCCCGACAAAGTGAAACGCATCAAAGGCGACATCCTTCATTATTCTTATTATGCTATTCAGGAACATATTGCTCAGGGAAATAAATTCTCTGAAATAGGAGCAAAGGCCGCGTTTGAAAAAGGGAAAAGCGCGACATTTTTCACCCTCATCTGGCGTCCTGCATTTCGATTTTTCCGTGATTTTATTTTATTGGGTGGGTTTCTGGATGGATATTATGGTTACCTGATTGCACGAATAACGGCTCAGGCTACCTTTCTGAAATATGCCAAATTGAGAGAGTTGGGCAGGAAAAAATCCTGACCCGGTTTACCTGATTTTATTTGCAGTTTGTGAAAATCGATTTTCTCCTGAGAATAAAAACAGTGACCAAAACAATGCCGCAAAGGTAGCTCCCGCTTGAGTTTCGAGAGTGTCTTCTGTAAACATTGAAATGAAAAAAATGAGCCAGAAGGACAGAAACAGAATATCACGTTTACGAATTCTTTCCGCGAGAGGGTAAATCAAAGTAAAAAGAAAATACAGTAGCACAGGAATTCCGAGTCCGACACCGATGGCCAGGTATTGATTGTGCGCGCGCAACCGGTACTTCTCCATCAGCTTGGTATTCATCTTCCTATAGGCCTCACGATAAGCCGCAGGCATGTCTCCTGTTCCAACTCCTGTTAAAGGATGCTCAAGAATAATTTGCAGAGCGGCTTTCCAGAATTCAATACGTTGCGTGACCGAATGACCACTGGGATCTCCCCCTCTTTGATATTCCTTATACTCCCATAAAATCTGGAGCATCCGGCTTTTAATACTCGATAGATGCTGGTAATATACATTCGCGATACCGTGTTCAATCGATTGAATTTCTTCCTCTTTCAACCTGGATACCGATTCAGCATCCTTGTATTCTCCCTTTGATGTTAAAAAACGAATCAAGGTAGATTTTAGAGGTTGCTTGCGTTCATCCAGTGAATCAAATGGAATCTTACTTCGTTTGTTCCATTCTGTTCGCAGCTCCGAATCGCATATATAAAAATATACCCGGTATCCATTTTCAATTTGTGTGTTGGTGGTATCAAAGAAATAGGAGTTTCCCAATTTTGTTTTTTTGTCAAATTGCAAAACCTCAATAGGTGTGACGGAATATTTTTGTACGAATCCCTTTAGAAAAATGAAAAGAGTTGTTGGTATTGCAACGAGTAGAGCAATTGATAAAGTACGAACGAAAACACTGTGGTGGCGAAAAGCTATAGATAATAAAAATGCAATAAGGATGAAGAGTAATACGGAGATTCCGGTAACCGACTCAATAATAAACAAGAACAACACAAGCCATAAGATCATTAATACAAGGATGAATTTTATCCATGGAGCCAATGGATTAGTTCTTGAATTCAATAACCAGACAGAGACGATGACCGCCAGACAGGTAAACAACGCAAAGCGAATATGTGAAACTCCCAGAATGAAAATTTCCCGGATGTCATACATCGGTACACGAGTATGAATGAATCCTTTCAATACCGCCATGGAGACAAGGGAACCTGAAAAGACTGCCAGGATAAACAGCCACAAGAGTGTTTTAAATTGTTTTGGCTGTAATGCCCCGGAGCCGCTCAAGACAATTGGTAAAAACAGAATGGGTAGTTTGATACGGACATCTTTTATTCCTTCATGAAAATCCTGCGTCCATAGTAATCCAATCACATGCAATAACCAGAAGCCAACCATCAGGACTGCTGCTTTACTGTTAATGAATCGCCTTGTTTTTTCTTTGAAATTTCCTTCCAGGAAAAATGAACCGACAATAAAAAATTGTGAAAGACTGGTCAGAAATAAAGATAGCGGCAATCCTGTAACCAACAGGCAAAGCCCGAAGAATAAAAGATAATTTGAATTACGCTGTCGTAAAAAAGAAATCATCGATTCCGAAAGATTCTTTTTATTTTTTTCCGGCATCTGCTTTCAGAGGTCCTTTTAACAGAGAGGAATATTCTTCCTTGTTTCCCAGCACATCAATCGCTCTTTTCAATTCCGGATCGTGCTGTAGCGCGGTTTCGATTCGTCCACTCTGAAAATAATAACGTGAAATAATTTCTTCTTCCAGCAACTGCAGGATTTCAGTTTTATTTTTCTCTACATCAGCTTGCTTGTTATGTGCAAGCTTGTTTTTCAGGGCATCGTATTCATTGTGTATGTCCTGGAAATATTTCTCCTCTTCACTGTTCTTTTTCAAATCTTCCATCGCTTTCTCGCTCTTCGTGGTATAGTCGTAATCTTTATCGTTGATATAAGAGACGAACTGCTGGAAATCGGCATCGGTTAATTTAAAGTCTTTGGATGCTGAAATCGTCGCGTGTTCTTTGCGATAACGGGTGGCAAAATCAAAGATGAGATTTTTACCGATCAGACTTTGACTGATATTACTGAGTTTAACGGGATCCAGTTTGATGTCCGGCAATATTCCGCCACCATCAAAAACTTTTCGACCCGCGCGTGTGTTGAATTCTGTTACGAGGGAATCCGGTACCTTACCTACACTGCCATCTTCATTTCGATGCGAATAATCCAGTGCCTGGATACACCTTCCACTTGGGATGTAATATTTTGAAGTAGTAATCTTCAGTTGTGTATTGTAGGATAATGGACGAGTGGTTTGCACAAGTCCTTTACCAAAAGTTCTTTGGCCGACAATAACACCACGGTCCAGATCCTGAAGCGAACCGGACACAATTTCCGAAGCGGAGGCCGAGCCACTATTCACGAGAACAGCCAACGGAATGTTCGCGTCTACTGCTTCGTTCAAAGCTTTATACGTTTTGTTGAGGTCTTTTAATCTTCCCTTGGTGCTCACGATATCCTGTCCCCGGTCTACAAAAAGATTCGAGATATTCACCGCTTCGTTCAACAGTCCACCCGGATTGTTTCTAAGATCAAAAACCAACCCCTGTAAATTATTTTTCGCTTTTAATTCTTTGATCGCGTTTGCAACATCACGACCGGCATTTTCAGTAAAACTGTTTAAACGTACATATCCGATGTTGTCCGTAACCATGCCATAGTATGGAACACTTTTTACTTTGATCTCTTCCCGTGTAAGTACTTTTTCAAAAGGAGCAGGTTCACCTTCCCTTTGGATTAATAATTTCACCTGTGTTTTTGGAGAACCTTTCAACAAACGACTGATGTCGTCGGTCTTTTTATTTCTGACCACTTTGCCGTCAATTTCAAGAATAATATCGCCCGCAAGTAAACCCGCCTTCTGTGCCGGATAACCTTCGTAAGGATCACTGATGACAACATTGTCGCCACGCTGCTTTATCAATGCTCCTATCCCTCCATATTGTCCTGTAGTGAGAAAACGATAGTCTTCAATATCAGATTCCGGAATGTAATTGGTATAAGGATCAAGTGACTCAAGCATTGAATCTATCCCTTTTTTCATCAGCTTGCCGGGATCAGTTGAATCAACATAATACATGTTTACTTCCCGGTAAATCCCGGAGAAAATATCGAGGTTTTTGGAGATTTCGAAGTAATCATCAACAAAGCTGAAGCTGATCATCGTCGTAAAAGCGGTCCCGACAATTACGAGCCCTAATTTGTATTTGCTCAGAAATTTTTTCATCATATTTTTTTAAATCATTCAGGGAACAGGATCATATCCATGACCACCCCAGGGATGACAACGAGAGATTCTGCGAAGCGTGAGATAGCCACCTTTAAAGGGTCCATATTTACGAATCGCCTGTTTACCGTATTCAGAACATGTAGGAGTAAAACGGCAGGAAGGGCGAAGCAGTGGAGAGATTGCGCCCTGGTAAAACCTGATAAGCAAAATGAATAGCTTAGCCAGAATGTTTTTGAAAATCTTCCACAAATCTTTGTAAAGTTAAGGTTAATTTATGTTCGACTTCTGAGTGCTTCGGAATGACACGCCCGGTATATACTATGAGCAAGGCAAGCTGAAGGTTTTTGTCAGAAATGAACGAATAAATGTCTGTTTTATTTTTACGATAAATCTCCCGCATCAATCGTTTGATCCTGTTTCTATCAACAGCTGATCGGAAATTTCTTTTTGGAACAGAGAAGGCAACCTGTACCGGATTCATGACCTGCAATCCATGCACCATCCAGATTAATCGGAACGGATTGGTCTGAATGGAACGCCCTTTCTCAACCAATTGTTCGATAATCTTACGACTAACCAGCCGTTCCGGTTTCCGGAATGTTTGCCGGCCGACAGGAAGGTGGCTCCTTGTCATCTGAAAATTTATTTATTCGCTTTCTTGATGTATTGCTCCAAAGCCATGGTCATTGACGGGGCGGCGGGAACTGGTGCCTGAATATCAAGACGTAAGCCTGCATCCAGTACAGCCTGGGCAGTCGTTGGCCCAAAAGCGGCAATACGCGTATTGTTTTGCTTGAATTTTGGAAAATTCTTAAAAAGTGAAGTTATTCCTGAAGGGCTAAAAAATACAAGTACATCGTAATTTACGTTAGCCAAATCACTGAG
This DNA window, taken from Bacteroidota bacterium, encodes the following:
- the yidD gene encoding membrane protein insertion efficiency factor YidD, encoding MFKNILAKLFILLIRFYQGAISPLLRPSCRFTPTCSEYGKQAIRKYGPFKGGYLTLRRISRCHPWGGHGYDPVP
- a CDS encoding ribonuclease P protein component; this encodes MTRSHLPVGRQTFRKPERLVSRKIIEQLVEKGRSIQTNPFRLIWMVHGLQVMNPVQVAFSVPKRNFRSAVDRNRIKRLMREIYRKNKTDIYSFISDKNLQLALLIVYTGRVIPKHSEVEHKLTLTLQRFVEDFQKHSG
- a CDS encoding O-antigen ligase family protein — encoded protein: MISFLRQRNSNYLLFFGLCLLVTGLPLSLFLTSLSQFFIVGSFFLEGNFKEKTRRFINSKAAVLMVGFWLLHVIGLLWTQDFHEGIKDVRIKLPILFLPIVLSGSGALQPKQFKTLLWLFILAVFSGSLVSMAVLKGFIHTRVPMYDIREIFILGVSHIRFALFTCLAVIVSVWLLNSRTNPLAPWIKFILVLMILWLVLFLFIIESVTGISVLLFILIAFLLSIAFRHHSVFVRTLSIALLVAIPTTLFIFLKGFVQKYSVTPIEVLQFDKKTKLGNSYFFDTTNTQIENGYRVYFYICDSELRTEWNKRSKIPFDSLDERKQPLKSTLIRFLTSKGEYKDAESVSRLKEEEIQSIEHGIANVYYQHLSSIKSRMLQILWEYKEYQRGGDPSGHSVTQRIEFWKAALQIILEHPLTGVGTGDMPAAYREAYRKMNTKLMEKYRLRAHNQYLAIGVGLGIPVLLYFLFTLIYPLAERIRKRDILFLSFWLIFFISMFTEDTLETQAGATFAALFWSLFLFSGENRFSQTANKIR
- a CDS encoding gliding motility-associated C-terminal domain-containing protein, yielding MTNQYDDGFLIKFTRRLFISCCLLLSIGLQHASAQAFWVEDFGNSAAGNCEQGTLAGGFNSAQGTWTVTALGPEDPDANRWYISPTEPGLPAGDCSTQGCYINSQYTDRTLHIGNVSTSPNALTLCPTGDCGAVYDAGGFQTAVQTNSRVESPVINCTGQYGIILYFNYFMNADDPSGNDNLAVEYFDGTTWNTIADPPMTDPMCGQGFGLWTRYAVALGFSADNNAGIKIGFTWKNDNGGVGVNPSVAIDSIALLGTLQPVADFEASDTVLCTGDCIDFTDLSQNFPNAWSWSFIGGTPATSSTQDPSSVCFLNPGSYTVQLIVSNSSGSDTLTKVDYITVNACTPPTAGFAADSTNICERTCINFTDQSINGASGWKWLFPGGTPSTSTDQNPQQICYYTPGVYPVTQIVYNQFGSDTLVLPDYIKVNTCPLPVADFATFTPAICSNTCINFFDQSTFGPTSWSWYFPGATPDTSTAQNPVGICYPTDGFYDVQLIVTNGYGSDTTIKYSYVHVESVPNSFVSPDTAMYSGSSYQLIAGGGATYSWSPAYGLDTTGGSNPIATPQETTTYTVNITDVTGCSATRQVTVTVLHNNNFFVPNSFSPNNDGYNDYLFVRGNNLYGIRFTVFDRWGEKVWETTNQTEGWDGRYKGKELDPAVFTYVLTIIYDDGKNLTQTGTITLLR
- the meaB gene encoding methylmalonyl Co-A mutase-associated GTPase MeaB, whose amino-acid sequence is MQGDRKALARAITMVENDQDGYRELLLALPAGNKIPITGITGPPGAGKSTLINALLKQLTEAGKKVAVIAVDPTSPFNYGSLLGDRLRMSEHFTNPNVFIRSLATRGSLGGLSEKIIEIVDVMRVADFDMILVETVGVGQSEVEIAGLADTTIVVVVPESGDEVQTLKSGIMEIADIFVVNKSDREGADHLRQNLNKLMSHPKPGGWNVPVIKCAATKNEGIEDIIREISNHQQSASFDEKKTYLLTEKAYRLIQQKRMKNIHKRDLSKALSKVATDPGFNLYQFADQFNN
- a CDS encoding glycosyltransferase family 2 protein — encoded protein: MVQLSVVIITYNEERNLARCLESIRGIADEIVIVDSYSTDATASISERFGARFIQHPFAGYIEQKNFALSQAKNDCILSLDADEALSPQLKESILQIKSTWQADAYEMNRLTNYCGHWIRHGAWYPDRKVRLFSRKSGQWGGMNPHDRFLPTSPDKVKRIKGDILHYSYYAIQEHIAQGNKFSEIGAKAAFEKGKSATFFTLIWRPAFRFFRDFILLGGFLDGYYGYLIARITAQATFLKYAKLRELGRKKS
- a CDS encoding PDZ domain-containing protein, with the translated sequence MKKFLSKYKLGLVIVGTAFTTMISFSFVDDYFEISKNLDIFSGIYREVNMYYVDSTDPGKLMKKGIDSMLESLDPYTNYIPESDIEDYRFLTTGQYGGIGALIKQRGDNVVISDPYEGYPAQKAGLLAGDIILEIDGKVVRNKKTDDISRLLKGSPKTQVKLLIQREGEPAPFEKVLTREEIKVKSVPYYGMVTDNIGYVRLNSFTENAGRDVANAIKELKAKNNLQGLVFDLRNNPGGLLNEAVNISNLFVDRGQDIVSTKGRLKDLNKTYKALNEAVDANIPLAVLVNSGSASASEIVSGSLQDLDRGVIVGQRTFGKGLVQTTRPLSYNTQLKITTSKYYIPSGRCIQALDYSHRNEDGSVGKVPDSLVTEFNTRAGRKVFDGGGILPDIKLDPVKLSNISQSLIGKNLIFDFATRYRKEHATISASKDFKLTDADFQQFVSYINDKDYDYTTKSEKAMEDLKKNSEEEKYFQDIHNEYDALKNKLAHNKQADVEKNKTEILQLLEEEIISRYYFQSGRIETALQHDPELKRAIDVLGNKEEYSSLLKGPLKADAGKK
- a CDS encoding PorP/SprF family type IX secretion system membrane protein, which gives rise to MRKCLHTCLLVLLVLSGEWLYSQDAHFSQFYSTPLQVNPAMTGVYDGKLRFTNNYRTQWTSIGKGYKTIHTSLDVPVGKTDVKNNYFGVGAMIYQDKAGDAGFTSTVIEGSLSYVTAMDDVGDHYFSIGFQGGLNQNSLDLSKTTWDSQWNGDTYDPALPTFESIQLQQFAYLDFNAGLMYFYVPDGNNSLALGASMSHVGSPNVSFIIRQEAPLRSKFNIHGSGDLSVNKENMTWIQPRFLVSLQGKQKEIVAGGFLKNKVQFKSRYTNYKKEAYFLIGGFYRYKDAAILAARFEYNTVGLGISYDLNTSNLSNLAGSASAFEINLSYVMYVKRGERAKNFNKMPRFL